The Solanum pennellii chromosome 7, SPENNV200 DNA segment AAGGGACAAACTGTAGATATAGAGAGGGCAATTACACAGAGTAAGGAGTTAATAGATAGATCAAATCTACCTTATATGCAGAAGAAGTTGGATAGATCTAGGGGGCTTAAACAGAGAATATACATGTAATTAGACTCGTTTTTGAGGCCTATGATCATCTTTACCTTCATAAGAGGTGGAGGAAATGGCTAGGTGCTCTTAGGCTTGTATTCTATGCCGATTTGGTTTGTCAATAGTAATATTTATAGCGTTGCCCCAAAAAATTGTAGATTACAATATTCCAATTGTCAGTAACATACACCCATGAGGAAAACAGCAGCAGATAGACCAAATTATTCAAACATATCAGCaccaagaaaagaagaagaaacaagtCATACCAGACGCTTCCGGGGACCTTTAGCTTCTTCAGCAGTGATCCCTACTAAGATTTTGAGATATTGAATAGCTGATAGAAGGAAAAATATCAATgccatttttatataaaaacaattGACGAAGTCATAATGACGATAACCTACACGAGAATCCACAAAGAGAAGTCAACTGAAGTTTGAGTAAGCGCACTGCATCCTTTGGCTCCAAATCGTGAAGGTCGAGTGTCACAATTTCTTTGCTGGAACTGCAACTAAGGTTGGAGTATTCGGTAAATACAAGCCCTGTAAGCAACATACATGagtagagaaagaaaagagaaaggaagCCAGACTTCTGCCTAACCTGGTTTCAAGAAGCTTTTGAGAGGATCGTTCATCCGTCACTTGCGCCTTCGTCATGAAAAATTGTCCCTGTTTCATGAGAAGATAATGAGTAAAATGCCAGCACACCACcataatgaaaatttaaacaAGTGGATCAGCCAAGGCAAGGTCAACTTTATGGGAAGAGAACAGCTTGCACAAATTGGACATTTATACCCAGCATCAATTTGGagctttttttcttctttttcccgTGAAAGGTGATGTTATGAGTATTTTCTCTTTCATTGTGCTAGAAGTGAAAGCTGTCGATGAATATGAAGAACTTGAACCTGGCATGTTACTTTGCTTTTTACGATGTTTGTAGGCTAAGTTGAAGCTAAAACCTCCCTTGATAGGTGTAAAGCAAGAAGCAAGTAAAATATTTGGATACTTTGAAGGAAGTTGACGAAATGCTCAGACTCTGACCACCTAACGGAGCTAATTAAGATAGTAACTCTACACCACCTACTCAGCCGATACCAATCAGTAGAATATCTCATAGAGACTATGGAGGCTAGTTATTTCTTcactaatattttcaaatacaaaCAGTGAAGACACTCTACATAAAGGAACAAACACCCTACCTCTTCCAGGAATTTGCGTGCTTGATCATGATCTCCTTTGGAAAATGCTTCAGAAGCCTGGGTAACAATTTAAGTTTGTAATACCAGTCAAGATTTAACATACTAAACTTTCTTCTTCTCGCTCGACACAGAATGAAGCATCTTAATGGTATTCAGATCATGAAACAGTAGAAGAGAGGTATCCATGACTCACTGCATTATAGTACTCTTTCATTGTAATCCAGTACTCCTTTACAGCTTTCCGAAGAACTTCGTAGCTTTCTTCATCCTCCTCACCATCtaaaattgaagaacaagagGTGTTTACATGAGAAAATGACGCAAAATAGCTATCCTAAAGGAGTACTGGATAGCTACAAATATCCATGCAGAAATTCAATATTTGCATATATCCTACCCTTACCAGACCCCACTAGTGGGgtttacactgggtatgttgttctTTTCACCAGTACATATAATATTCTAATATCTTTTCTGTGAATGAATAGGGTACTTTGAGGTTTAGGTCTCTGTTTCCAAGGGATAAGTGTATACCTAAGACAGGAATATACTTGCACTTGTTCCAGGCCGACATCCATATGATTCGATACGAATGGATGTCTTTATGGGTCCAGTTAAGTTAAATGGTAATTTCACTTCCATAAAATAAAGCTCAAGGTACCTCAAGAAAAAGACGAACCATGAAGAGGGGGAGCATTTTTCTATTTCTTACTTGCTCCAACATATAGAACTTATACGattaagaagagaaaaagaaaaaaaaaagttctccAGTTTCTGGCTGCCAATGGCAGATTCAACTGGAAAAGCAATCTTGCCATACAAGAGTACAAAATCATAGAAAAAAAGGCAATTAAAAAGAAGATATGAAACCTTTAGAAAAAGCCAAATGTACCATAAACACTTTTTCATCTGTCCAACTGCTTACTTTTTGCATCACTTTGTGGTGTCCTGATAAGAATCTGGCGTTCTAAAGTTTCCTGTAACGGTTTATCTACAACGAGATTCAATCTACTAGACTTCCCAACTTCCTTCACCGGAAGAATCACTTCATCCACATTATCATATCTTGAAGCTGCAGGTACATCAAACAATGCATGCAGAACTTCCTTTTGAATCTCATACCTTTCCTGCTCCTTCATAGATAACTTGAGCCCATTTTTAGTCTTCTCATTTGCTTTGGAACTGCATCAGCAAAAATAGAAGGATGACAGTCAATCCATAACAACACCTTGAAAATCTACGAAATCagttaaaccaaaaaaaaaaagagaacttCCTGGACACTAAAATTATAGTTTCTGGAGGACAGAGTACCGGATGGCTGGATCTGTCATTGAAGATGTCTCTTTTGATGCAACTGATGCAAAATCTGAACTCTCCACAGACTGTTATATTAGATTAGAGAAAGCATAGTAAGTAaggaaattaattttatgtgatttaaacaatttttaattgcatatggaaCTACTATAGAATTACCATTAAAGATAGGTGTAATACATagtcccccccccccttcttCTCTTTCAGGTGGTCTGCCACCCGACCACCATTTTCAACCATCATAAACCTCAGCTATATCGCACATGTTCTATAAACAATCATTTTTCTCATGACTCCAGTCCATAATTTATCATGCAAATGCTAAAATAGAATATTAGATTAAATAGATGAACGAAAAGGTTCGCCAGAGAGAATTTTTTTCTGACAAAATATCCATAAAAATGTCAGCCAATCTTCATACTTTTCGAGTCGGGCAGAAACTTCTGGcggaattttttttgaaagcaaaaggaataaagagaaaaatgagaaagaaatggGTGGAAAGCAATGGGGGGTCGAAGGAAATCTCTAAGGAGGAAGAAAGAGGAAATGGAGGATTGAGTGGGCAGGAATGCGTTATAGAAACTAagctttttcttttcttttaatgatTATTTGAGTCCATATGCACATGTCATGGTTTTATTTGTCTTTCTGCCACATCATATGTGTGTGAGTTACACagctttttttgtttaaattgggGCTGAATGACACTTTTAGTATAGGTAAGGTGTTCAAATGGTCATAGGTTGAGTTAAAGTGgttgaatagaatatctggactAGTTTAAAGGCTGTCTAAATATAATGCCTGAAAGATAGTTTGTGATccttactttaaaaataaattcttaatgCTGCAGCACCTCAGGTAATCAGGGATAGGAGAAGAGTGGTTGGTTATCTATTCCCTTTGATTTCAGAGACGGGGAAATCTGGTCTGACCTAACTTAGCAGTATAGTAGCCAACAAAATAGAAAAGTAATTCCTACAATTCAAAGGAATGTGGATATTTATATGGTGAATGAATTGAACATTATTAATCTTGTAAGCTCTTTTCACAGCTAGATGCAACGTCAAGTAGTTCAAGCGGACTGCATCACTACAGATCCAAAACTGTTTCCAGTTCTAGAGAAGCTACCTCATAGAAAcctattttttatgaatagaATCCCTTAAAAAATTACCTCCCAAAAGGAATACACTGCTCATTTTTGTAGTCTGTAGTCACATCAGTAGGTTATTTAACTTGaatctatttttgaaaataaattctaCTGCATATCTGGTCTTTGGCTGTTCTGTCAAGATATCAACCTATTGTATAGATGTGGAACCCTTTTCTCAAAGCAAAACTGATCCTTAGTACAGTAGTAACTCCAGTCATAAGGACTTTTCTCAGGTCAGGTGACAGAGTGAGCATAATGGAGAGAACAAACTGGGTGAGGAGTGAATGGTTAAGGGAGAGGAAAAGGAGAATAAAGAGAAAGATAAGACACTATCCTTTCCTAGAATTTTATTGTGAAAAAGCTATCTCACTTTCCTTCAAGAGCGTGGCTAGGAAGCAGATTGCCTGACTAAGATCACTATCATTAAATAGCAGTTCGCTTGTAAGTGATGTATCTAGTTTTACAGCAGACATGAGCAACACCAAGTGACATACAAGAAAACTTACTTTCTTGACACCTATATTTATAATATCGTCGCTCTTTCCCAAAGTTGATGCGGACATATCTAGCAGCTTATCCATACTCTGCATATTCAGCGGAAAGGGGGTGTCATATCATGAAAATGCAAGATTAGAGCGATATATAAATCTGTGTAGAGAAGTAAGCCAATCTATGTCTAGTGTGCATGCAAAAATTCTGAAACGAAAAGATAGAAGCACCCAAGCAGGAACTAAAAAATTGTTGTCAGGCTGATATATTCGGAATCAGAAGATCAAACAGCAATAACCGAGCATTGTCTTTTCTGCTTAGTATGAGAACTAAGCTTCTGCAAGTCTAGCAACAACCTGGCATCGTCCTCCCGGCATTTATGTATGATTCCACACATGCATTGAGGTTTCTCGCCATGAAAGTTAACCACAGTTAGTAAGAAATTCATTCATTGGTTCCTAAATCCACAAGCTACTTTTAGGTACATGAGGTAATTACTTTAACTGTGATAGAGGCTTAATAGCTATTCTGATAAGTAGAATGgagcaaaatttattttctagttAAATGTGGACTTCATACCACATACATCAAAACTACTTAAACTTAAGCCACAAAAACCAAACCAGCAACGGGATTGACTTTGAGAAGGACCTAGAAAAGCGTATAGCCGATCAGAGTTTGGAcacaaatcaaacaaaacagAGGACTTActttcaagatttcataggtAATAATAGGAGGGCGGAGAATAAGCAGGTTAAATGGTATTTTCAGGTGCTTAGaagagcaactttcacatatgtGCTTAGCATATAACAATGTGGTGCCAATTACTGAGTAACAGCATACAGAGTTAAGTGCAAACATGCATATGCTGAATGTAAACATAAAATTGAGCCAAATATAATATTAGCATTTGATGCCTCgaaaaacacatataaagtataCAAAGTGGTTGAGTTGATATCACTAACCTTGTTCAGATCGTAGCCGCATTGACCTGCATATCCAACAATACCAAATTAGGAAGGAGATTATCCAAAAGTTGTGACAGCTCCTAGGAATTAGAATGCAGTTATAAGCTCATAGGAATTACAATGCAGTTATAAGGAAGAAAAAGGAACAGAATTTAAAGATATCTGAGACAAACTGAACAAGTGGACCATCCTCAAGTTGCATTCTACTTAACAAATCAAGTCTCAAAACAGACTATAAAGAAACATTTAACCAACTTTTGCAAGTTTCATTAGAAGATCAATGAAAAGAAGTGAAGAAAGAAATGACACAAGTTCAGGTCATTGGAAGTATAAGTAGAATTACTCCATGTGGCAGCACTACTTATCAAGTAATCTTACAAACACTAAGTGTAGACATAGGTAAAGTGCTCACCGACAACATCTCCAATTACACTCCTGTCAAGAGAAAATCCACTTCCCAGCATGTTGAAGAGGAACTCCTCTACACTGCTGGGCAGGGTTTCACTCATATCTGCAGCACCTAATGGAGCTTTCTCCTCCCTTAGCTCTGGGGTTAAGAAATCATCTGCGCTTAATTTCAGTGGCTTGATTCTCGTAGAAGTTTCTGTAATTAGTGGCCTATTCGTCAGATAGTCTTTTGGGATCATGCTTGAGACAGTCCCCATAGACACTGATAACTTTTTTTGCTTTGATGACCTGGGACCAACTCTCTCGGCATCAATCTCAGATACAGATGCAGATGTCGATATCATAGAGTCCCCTACTTCCTCAAATTCAGAAGTAAGAGTCACAGAATCCTGTATGTTTTCTTCCATCTCAGAGTTAGTAGTTCCGGAGCTGCTAGGTTTCTGATCTCCAAGTATATCACCTGCAATAATCGGATCCCGACCTGCTTTACAATAAGCTGCAGCGATGTCATCGAGAGAGACAACAGATCCAAAGACATCAAGCAACTGCTCCAGGTTCTTGCTATCATCATCAGTAAACAAGATTGTTGAAGGAGGTGCTTCCATCTTCATCCTTGAAGTATAAGATGAAATAAGAACCGCTGATAAGAAGTAAAGAAGCAACCATATTGAGAACATCACTTATTAATCAAAGGCTTTTTAACAATTTGTAGAATAGCAGAAACCACAAATAAAGGAAAATGGCAGAGATTGGATGGCATAACAACAAGAGAATCCAACATTTCACGGATAACAGAATGTACAGATAACCAACAGTTGTGACAGGAGAAAAGCAACTAATAACAATAGTAAAAATGGAGAAATACTACTTTTTGATAAGTAAAATCGAGAACTCCTACTGACTGGTTGTTTAGATCTAACTAACATAAGCGATCAAAGAACTAGTCTATACAGTATTTACACTACCATACACGTGTGTAAGTAAAATCCTTTGGTCTGAACAAATGATTTACAACTGAAACAAACTAATCCATTTCTCCAATCATCCACGGCCAAACGAATCTCTTTACTAATGCCGAAGTTTAAAACTATTCAGATGCAGCATGAAAGCACATTACCAATCTAaattttcaacttccaaagaaAATCACCAAAAAGGCACATCCCAAGTCTGACATTTCCACTTTCACGAAATTTGATATTCTTCCTCAAATCAATGAAGATTACATTAAGCATACAACTATCACCCCTGAAAAGATGCTGACACACTATAACAAAGTCTATTCCAATGAAcgggaaaaaaaaaaaatcactgcGATTTAAGAGCCGAACTCCtaaacaatattcatgaaatgAATCAATACTAAACGTCTAGGTCACAAATTAAAATCAAGCATTTCATTCCATCACTTTCCACACCAAAAATTACAACTAACACAACAATGCACTCACACAAAACAAAATCAATCAACGAATATAACATCCAGATGAACATTCTCAGCTTGAAATTTAAACATCAAAAAGCAAccaatcaaaaaataataattcatacttCTACAAATGCTAAACAATGCAAAATCCAATTCGGTTCATACGGATTACAAAATCACTTCTGGAGATCATTCAATGATAGAAACCGAACAAAATTTTTCAGCCAGCGAAACAATAAACAGTGTGATTGATCATTGAACAGAAAGAGAAACGAAATCTTACTGTATAAACTTGCCGGCCGATGATAGATAGAGAATGAGAGCCAAACGAAGTAGCTTTAACGAAGTTTCTTATCGGTTCTCTCCATTCGAACAAGATATTGTTCACTCTTCAGACTCAACCGCTAGCTTTTCGGAGAAGGAAGGAACTAGGAAGgaaggagaaaagaagaaagagtgAGGAGAGAgacgaattaaaaaaaaaaaaaaagtggaattTGTAATTATTTGATGATGAATCGATAGAGTCATGCTAAAAGTGCCTAAAGCAAATGGACAGGATTCTCAAAGTGTGTTTGGTATGTTTGCTCTatggaattttaattttaatttcgaatatgatatttttaattaaatataaataaatcgTGTTATTATTCCATCACATCTATTAAATACTTGTTTAGTTTTATCGAGTCTGAATTTGACTAAATATTTGGAAGGTATTATTtggatattattatttaattttaaagaatgtATGTTCATTCACTTTAAAATAACTTTGtacatatttattaagataaaGATATAAAAGTTTAGTCATATGAAATTTAGAAACTATTTATGTGAAGTTATTTTAAACTTATGAGCTTAACTAGTTCTCGAACACATAGTTAATTGTGCTCCAAATATAGTTTATGTCcatattttaaagtttaaatatgtaaattcatgcataaattaatttatatctgaatttaaattttattgcaATAGAAGTTTTTCATAAATAGATATTAGATTAAAAGAAGTGAATATGCTATTAGCTTagcaataatacaaaaaatattggtTAATATTTGTagctaaatcaattatattggAATAGATTTATCTGAAGTGACTCTTTTTGGAGGAGAAATCTAACCTAAGAAGGTAAATGAAATAATTGGACAAATCCACATTATGATACACTTTGTAAGGTAttaaatgaatgtgaaaagattGATTAAGAAGATTAAATTATGTACAACCAATAATaacaaagaaattttatatattaaaatatgaatgaagaaTGTAAAATGAAGTTACTATTAGaagatgaaagaaataaaatttaatgagtgaaataaattttaaagttccTACATACAAAAATTGCAGGAATAGcaaataaaagtttttcttggcaaagttaaatttatagaacaaaattaCGGAAACATGAAAAGACACATGGAAAATTGAAAGAttaaatactattaaaataaatctaaaaaagatagagatgaaatttaactttaaagatacatgaatctactttaatttattgtcTTTAAGAAATAGttagtcatttatattttttttaaatttgtgtgAGAAATTTGAAATGTTAAGATTTTGaaatgagaataagaagattaaatatatgtatgaaaattataaaaattttaatttagtagaGAGGTAAAAATGGTAATTCATTTCTAAATTGGTCAAATGTATATTTTGAAGACTGATAACTCACAAAggtaaaaaagaaacaatatgACAATTTATGCATTGACTTTATGAAATGACAAGTAACatggactaattatttatagaaaatgacatataaaatgaaacgaaaagagtaatttatttattttaaaagctatttgtttgatttttaaaagcTTGATTGTGTTCACGTATATGTTTTAAAGTATCAATATTGTgattaatcaaaatattgaattattttattataaaattgtaCGATATATCCTCTAAGCAAGCTGATGCTTATTTTTTGTCTCCATTTTTTGTATATTgcaaaataagtttttttaattattattattttgcgtACTTTAATGCATTATTGTTGATAATATTCATACTTTTTCATTCTTACATTTCATGATTCTTCGTGAGCTCACTTctactttatcaaaaatattatagttattaaaatttgaaagtcGATTTTTTAACttagaatatgaaaatttcaattcaatagaTAATTATTGGTTAAAGTTAATTGAGTGTTCCTTATTAATTTTTAGTCGATAAATTTAGTTATCGTttaaaatagttcaaaatatctttaaa contains these protein-coding regions:
- the LOC107026504 gene encoding putative nuclear RNA export factor SDE5 isoform X1 gives rise to the protein MKMEAPPSTILFTDDDSKNLEQLLDVFGSVVSLDDIAAAYCKAGRDPIIAGDILGDQKPSSSGTTNSEMEENIQDSVTLTSEFEEVGDSMISTSASVSEIDAERVGPRSSKQKKLSVSMGTVSSMIPKDYLTNRPLITETSTRIKPLKLSADDFLTPELREEKAPLGAADMSETLPSSVEEFLFNMLGSGFSLDRSVIGDVVGQCGYDLNKSMDKLLDMSASTLGKSDDIINIGVKKSVESSDFASVASKETSSMTDPAIRSKANEKTKNGLKLSMKEQERYEIQKEVLHALFDVPAASRYDNVDEVILPVKEVGKSSRLNLVVDKPLQETLERQILIRTPQSDAKNGEEDEESYEVLRKAVKEYWITMKEYYNAASEAFSKGDHDQARKFLEEGQFFMTKAQVTDERSSQKLLETSCSSSKEIVTLDLHDLEPKDAVRLLKLQLTSLCGFSSIQYLKILVGITAEEAKGPRKRLVLKFLERDSIPWTEEENGTVLVIRVDVIDPRKMTFAKKSTARVR
- the LOC107026504 gene encoding putative nuclear RNA export factor SDE5 isoform X2; translation: MKMEAPPSTILFTDDDSKNLEQLLDVFGSVVSLDDIAAAYCKAGRDPIIAGDILGDQKPSSSGTTNSEMEENIQDSVTLTSEFEEVGDSMISTSASVSEIDAERVGPRSSKQKKLSVSMGTVSSMIPKDYLTNRPLITETSTRIKPLKLSADDFLTPELREEKAPLGAADMSETLPSSVEEFLFNMLGSGFSLDRSVIGDVVGQCGYDLNKSMDKLLDMSASTLGKSDDIINIGVKKSVESSDFASVASKETSSMTDPAIRSKANEKTKNGLKLSMKEQERYEIQKEVLHALFDVPAASRYDNVDEVILPVKEVGKSSRLNLVVDKPLQETLERQILIRTPQSDAKNGEEDEESYEVLRKAVKEYWITMKEYYNAASEAFSKGDHDQARKFLEEGQFFMTKAQVTDERSSQKLLETSSSKEIVTLDLHDLEPKDAVRLLKLQLTSLCGFSSIQYLKILVGITAEEAKGPRKRLVLKFLERDSIPWTEEENGTVLVIRVDVIDPRKMTFAKKSTARVR
- the LOC107026504 gene encoding putative nuclear RNA export factor SDE5 isoform X3, giving the protein MKMEAPPSTILFTDDDSKNLEQLLDVFGSVVSLDDIAAAYCKAGRDPIIAGDILGDQKPSSSGTTNSEMEENIQDSVTLTSEFEEVGDSMISTSASVSEIDAERVGPRSSKQKKLSVSMGTVSSMIPKDYLTNRPLITETSTRIKPLKLSADDFLTPELREEKAPLGAADMSETLPSSVEEFLFNMLGSGFSLDRSVIGDVVGQCGYDLNKSMDKLLDMSASTLGKSDDIINIGVKKSVESSDFASVASKETSSMTDPAIRSKANEKTKNGLKLSMKEQERYEIQKEVLHALFDVPAASRYDNVDEVILPVKEVGKSSRLNLVVDKPLQETLERQILIRTPQSDAKNGEEDEESYEVLRKAVKEYWITMKEYYNAASEAFSKGDHDQARKFLEEGQFFMTKAQVTDERSSQKLLETRACIYRILQP